One Ovis aries strain OAR_USU_Benz2616 breed Rambouillet unplaced genomic scaffold, ARS-UI_Ramb_v3.0 scaffold_1248, whole genome shotgun sequence genomic window carries:
- the LOC121818467 gene encoding collagen alpha-1(I) chain-like — protein MPGPAENARPAGARGEQGARQAREETGGKGARQKGAHRETHRAPRKGPGASARNAAQGGKGTRKEARHTQKAGASRRKPPGPESSDPHQRRTEKGGETGPGGGGPGQEAPQEGPGRERGERAGGRSGTPPPPEGRRSPAGRPAGRPAGRQAGRGEGRRAHRHPPPPAPGRAAAESGRQSRKRARQGRAADGAASGAPGRGAAPPTHPAAAQPPGPSPSPAPAPAPAPQARAPPGDRPGGTGRRKGAGGGEGAEGHTRRGQAKGGAAGGHPGNPAQAGARSGDGGEAASGTGQRPAGGGGGAGRPAARAGPGRRAGGADAGRPQEAQHARPPGQQPQRPEGTQTHGQRGREASQPAQPRPARRAPAPQPAQQPRGGQRGPAAQEGAKGREGPRAPQAGQRKPRAGAPAEGTGGERRAGQGTRERRRQHHRAQAARRRRAAAGTGQRAQPATSKEKPEPGRDGPEAAKARHGGGRGERGGQPGAAQEAAAGNGRATGTRGREAGAPQKKGGPGGHRGPSAGPRHEGTAGQERRGRKGEREANGGHAPRARAARGGGAPRPGRPEGGGSAERRGARGRPGQREASGRGGQASAGRTRPAAEKGKKQGGQETAGTAAGPKREPRRAGQGQGPRAARPADGGRKRQGRRAGRPSAGSRQRDRKGGRGRAGRGRRPAREAREAKTTPAGTEGHGRGAGGGGGGGRRRTRRGPAAGTRREPRKRAERGAGGGSAGAATGPGET, from the exons ATGCCGGGCCCCGCGGAGAACGCCCGGCCGGCAGGCGCGCGAGGGGAGCAGGGGGCGCGCCAAGCCAGGGAGGAAACGGGGGGAAAAGGGGCCAGACAAAAAGGAGCACACAGGGAGACACACAGGGCGCCGCGGAAAGGGCCGGGGGCCAGCGCGAGGAACGCCGCCCAGGGCGGAAAGGGCACGAGGAAGGAGGCGCGGCACACGCAAAAGGCGGGAGCAAGCCGCAGGAAACCCCCCGGGCCCGAGAGCAGCGACCCCCACCAGCGGCGAACGGAGAAAGGAGGAG AaacaggcccagggggaggaggcCCGGGACAGGAGGCACCCCAGGAGGGGCCGGGAAGGGAGCGAGGGGAGCGGGCAGGAGGCCGGAGCGGGACCCCGCCGCCGCCAGAGGGCCGCCGCAGCCCGGCAGGCCGGCCGGCAGGCAGGCCGGCAGGCCGGCAGGCCGGCAGGGGCGAGGGGCGGCGGGCCCACCGCCAcccgcccccacccgcccccGGCAGGGCCGCGGCCGAGAGCGGCAGGCAAAGCAGAAAGCGGGCCAGGCAAGGCAGAGCCGCGGACGGCGCCGCGAGCGGCGCGCCAGGAAGGGGAGCCGCCCCACCCACGCACCCCGCCGCAGCCCAGCCCcccggccccagccccagcccagccccagccccagccccagccccccagGCCAGGGCGCCACCGGGAGACCGCCCCGGCGGCACCGGGCGGaggaagggggcgggggggggggagggggccgAGGGACACACGCGCCGCGGGCAGGCCAAAGGAGGCGCCGCCGGGGGGCACCCAGGAAACCCCGCGCAGGCGGGGGCGAGGAGCGGGGACGGCGGCGAGGCAGCCAGCGGCACGGGACAGCGCCCCGccggggggggagggggggcaggcCGGCCGGCCGCCAGGGCCGGGCCGGGCAGGCGCGCAGGCGGGGCCGACGCGGGGCGACCCCAggaagcgcagcacgccaggccgcccggGCAGCAGCCCCAGCGCCCGGAGGGCACGCAGACGCACGGCCAGCGAGGCCGGGAGGCCAGCCAGCCAGCGCAGCCGCGGCCGGCCCGGCGCGCGCCGGCGCCCCAGCCCGCCCAGCAGCCGAGGGGGGGCCAACGAGGCCCCGCGGCGCAGGAGGGGGCCAAAGGACGGGAGGGGCCGCGGGCGCCGCAGGCCggccaaagaaagcccagggcggGAGCGCCGGCAGAAGGGACCGGGGGGGAGCGCCGGGCAGGCCAAGGGACGCGCGAGAGGCGGCGCCAACACCACAGGGCACAAGCAGCCAGGCGGCGGCGCGCAGCCGCCGGCACAGGCCAGCGCGCACAGCCAGCCACGAGCAAGGAAAAACCAGAGCCGGGACGAGACGGACCGGAGGCGGCAAAGGCACGGCACGGCGGGGGAAGAGGCGAGCGAGGGGGGCAGCCCGGGGCGGCCCAGGAGGCCGCGGCGGGGAACGGCAGGGCGACAGGCACCCGCGGCAGGGAGgcgggagccccccaaaagaaaggcGGACCCGGGGGCCACCGGGGCCCCAGCGCGGGCCCACGACACGAGGGGACCGCAGGCCAGGAGCGGCGGGGGCGGAAGGGGGAGCGGGAGGCCAACGGGGGGCACGCGCCGCGGGCCCGGGCCGCAAGAGGCGGGGGAGCCCCGCGGCCCGGGCGGCCAGAAGGGGGGGGCAGCGCAGAGCGGAGGGGAGCGCGAGGGCGCCCCGGCCAGCGGGAGGCCAGCGGGCGGGGCGGCCAGGCCAGCGCGGGGCGCACGAGGCCCGCggcagagaagggaaagaagcagGGGGGACAAGAGACAGCCGGGACGGCCGCCGGGCCCAAGCGGGAACCCAGGCGGgcgggccagggccagggcccaCGGGCGGCCCGACCGGCAGACGGAGGGCGCAAGAGGCAGGGCAGGCGGGCGGGGCGCCCCAGCGCGGGCAGCcggcagagagacagaaaaggagggaggggcagagcgGGCCGCGGGCGCCGGCCGGCGCGGGAGGCCCGCGAAGCCAAAACAACGCCAGCGGGCACGGAGGGGCacgggcggggggcgggagggggggggggcggcggccGACGCCGAACCCGCAGGGGCCCCGCCGCGGGCACGCGCCGGGAACCGAGGAAAAGAGCcgagcggggggcggggggcgggagcgCGGGCGCGGCCACGGGGCCGGGAGAGACG